The DNA segment TCGCCCCATAGACACTTGAATCTCTTCCTTGTGCACGTCTTTTTCCCATCTCAAGCAACACATCTCCGCCCGTTACTGTCACTAGTCGAGAACCCTTCGTCAGTAATAACGACTCAGAGTTAATCGTGTTCAGCAGCATCGCTTCAATCCAAATACATTCCCAAACGGGTGCTTCAATTCGAAGAGTTGGTGTATTAGGGAAAACCAGATTCCCCTCTTCAATCGAATAAAGATCTCCACTAAAGCGTAACGTACGCAATTCATCTAAAAAGGCTTCATCAAAAGCCTCAGGCTGTTGTCGCAAATAGTCAATATCCTGTTCATTAAAATAGAGATGATCAAGCATCGAAATTAGATGATCCAAACCACCAAATGCAACATAGCCACCTAATTCCCCCCGATAATCACCCACTCCACGAACAAAAGGAGGTTTGCGGTAAAAATCATCATAAACCACCTTATTTTTGTGGATATCCTGCTTCCATAACGCATACATCATTGTAATCGCATAATAATCTGCATCTAGCGCATAGTCCTCAGCAGGATTAAAAAACGGAACCACATTGTATTCATTCCCTGAACAGTTTAGACAAGAGGCTGTTCGTTCTTCTCCTTTTGAGAAGTGCGGATGTCCACACGCGGAACATACTTGAACAAAGCGAAATTCTTTAGGGTCAATAAAATCAAACAACGTTTTACCACGTACCATCAAACGTAACTCCTTCTTAAGACAAACCAATACTCCCAGTCTTGGCCCCTCTTTCTTCTCCCCTTATCTTAGCCCTCCCTCTTTGTGCTTGCAACGACTTTCTCTCTTAGAAACGTGACAGTAATTGTATAGATCTAAAGATTTTTTTAGCCTTTGTTCTTATTCGAATGAACGACGTTCGGTATATCGAACAATACTCATTCACCCCTAATTTACAACCATTTCGGGTAATAAAATCAAGTTGATGTTGGATTGGGAAAACAATCGCGAAGACCCTGTCTTGTCAAGTGTTGAGTAAAATGTTCTGTTTACAGAACAAAACGGAGGCTGTTATAATAGCCACTAACATCAGACAGATAAGCGAGGGACTCACACATGATTGGAAAACAAGTGAAAAAATGCAGACTAGATCGAGGACTTTCCTTGTCAGAGTTAGCTGAAAATGCAGGGGTAGCAAAATCTTATTTAAGCTCCATCGAACGTAACATCCAATCAAATCCATCTATCCACTTTTTAGAGAAAATATCTCTCATTTTAAATGTTCCGATTGAGACGCTGCTCTACGGAAATGAAGCAACAAACGACTTAAATGGGTTGGACAAAGAATGGGTTCAGCTAGTTAAAAATGCGATCGAATCTGGAATTAGCAAGGAACAGTTTCGTGAGTTTATTGAATTTAATCGTTGGAAAAAAGAACAACTCCACCCGTAAGCATCGTACCGTCCCTTCGGAATTACTAATCCCCATTTTTCAAACAAAAAAAGGCCGAAAGATCGACCTT comes from the Alkalihalobacillus sp. FSL W8-0930 genome and includes:
- the sinI gene encoding DNA-binding anti-repressor SinI gives rise to the protein MIGKQVKKCRLDRGLSLSELAENAGVAKSYLSSIERNIQSNPSIHFLEKISLILNVPIETLLYGNEATNDLNGLDKEWVQLVKNAIESGISKEQFREFIEFNRWKKEQLHP